The following are encoded in a window of Ignicoccus islandicus DSM 13165 genomic DNA:
- a CDS encoding MBL fold metallo-hydrolase: MATLTVLVDNEAEKPLKEAWGLSILVEIGNLKVLWDTGPDPKVLKYNASVLGKDLTVDYLVLSHRHWDHVGGISVVNYGKAIVPSDPLFPEVPRSEVNDKVTKLAPNVIITRPLKDFDIWEQGLVVIGEKRSALLVGCSHPGVTNIYKSVIEDIGMRPEVVIGGFHLYGLPRKEVERTLAKLKELGAKEIHPIHCSGNYAKQLAKVRTKAGSVLRL; encoded by the coding sequence ATGGCGACCTTGACCGTTTTAGTAGATAACGAAGCAGAGAAACCGCTGAAAGAGGCATGGGGTCTCTCAATCCTCGTTGAGATAGGTAACTTAAAGGTTCTATGGGATACCGGTCCTGATCCTAAGGTATTGAAGTACAACGCGTCCGTTCTAGGCAAAGACCTAACGGTTGACTACTTGGTTCTAAGTCACAGGCATTGGGATCACGTTGGAGGCATCAGCGTAGTGAATTACGGAAAGGCAATAGTCCCGAGCGATCCTTTATTTCCCGAGGTACCTAGGAGCGAGGTGAACGATAAAGTAACGAAACTCGCGCCTAACGTCATCATTACGAGACCATTAAAGGATTTCGATATATGGGAACAAGGATTGGTAGTCATTGGAGAGAAACGTTCAGCTCTACTCGTTGGATGCAGCCATCCCGGCGTCACCAACATCTACAAATCTGTTATAGAGGACATCGGAATGAGACCGGAAGTGGTAATTGGAGGTTTTCACCTCTATGGGTTACCCAGGAAGGAAGTAGAAAGAACTTTAGCGAAGCTTAAGGAATTGGGCGCTAAGGAAATACACCCTATCCATTGTTCCGGGAATTACGCTAAACAACTGGCTAAGGTTAGAACTAAAGCTGGTAGCGTCTTGAGGCTATAG
- a CDS encoding RsmB/NOP family class I SAM-dependent RNA methyltransferase, protein MLRELKEALERLKITNRDKVLAKRYGYLPYMIARYREMLGNPVPLLKAFEEEPPNTIFCNPIKGSCNELVKRLEKRGFKFEKVPWSPYCFEASKEPYSLSSTPEHLAGWFYILDKASCLPPIVLDPKGRDRVADMAAAPGGKTVQLSVMMGLRGYLVSIERNPKRAKALISNIERMGLLNVKVIIDDASNASKYGPFEKVLLDAPCTGEGVIGRDRSRKRSKGIDDLLLMHKVQVFLLNRAIDSLKVGGEVVYSTCSIAPEEDEAVIASILEKRGDVEVTDSGEAGSPGISEYLNLKFPFASKCRRLWPHVHGSEGFFVCKLKRVG, encoded by the coding sequence ATGTTAAGAGAGCTTAAGGAGGCTCTGGAAAGGCTCAAGATTACAAATAGGGATAAGGTCCTAGCTAAGAGGTACGGTTACTTACCTTATATGATAGCTAGATATAGGGAGATGTTAGGTAACCCCGTTCCCTTGTTAAAAGCATTTGAGGAGGAACCTCCCAATACCATCTTCTGTAACCCAATAAAGGGAAGTTGCAACGAGCTGGTAAAGCGCTTAGAGAAAAGGGGTTTCAAGTTTGAAAAAGTGCCTTGGAGCCCGTATTGCTTCGAAGCGTCCAAGGAGCCTTACTCCCTTTCATCAACGCCGGAACACTTAGCTGGCTGGTTTTATATACTAGATAAGGCCAGTTGCTTGCCTCCAATAGTTCTTGATCCTAAGGGAAGAGACAGGGTAGCTGATATGGCAGCCGCACCGGGAGGGAAGACCGTTCAGTTATCCGTCATGATGGGCTTACGTGGATACTTGGTGTCTATCGAGAGGAACCCTAAGAGGGCCAAAGCACTCATTTCGAACATTGAAAGGATGGGGCTTCTAAACGTGAAAGTGATAATAGACGACGCTTCCAATGCATCGAAGTACGGTCCCTTTGAGAAAGTCCTCTTAGACGCTCCATGTACTGGTGAAGGGGTAATAGGGAGAGACCGGAGTCGGAAGAGGTCAAAGGGAATAGACGATTTGTTGCTTATGCACAAAGTTCAAGTATTTCTATTAAATAGAGCAATTGATTCCCTAAAAGTGGGTGGCGAAGTAGTTTACAGTACTTGTTCAATAGCACCGGAAGAAGACGAGGCCGTAATTGCTTCAATTCTAGAAAAGAGGGGGGACGTGGAGGTAACGGATAGCGGTGAGGCGGGAAGTCCGGGAATAAGTGAATACCTAAATTTGAAATTCCCTTTTGCAAGCAAGTGTAGGAGGCTATGGCCTCACGTCCATGGGAGCGAAGGCTTCTTCGTTTGCAAGCTTAAGAGGGTTGGTTGA
- a CDS encoding prephenate dehydrogenase/arogenate dehydrogenase family protein: protein MRPTNPYEYLKVKRRELDKIDREILELLKKRIETVSEITNIKKSLNLPVVDEEREEEVLKSRSIWAAEMGLDWRYVEDIYNVILTMSRSVQLYANEKLYVGIYGYGGMARTLAALFSRAGHNVVITGRNMDKAKELAERLKVDVKEPEEVAREVEWLILTTPPEATLEVARSLTKYMRSGSLLSDILSIKLGIVDKILEELPEYIEYVSLHPLFGPDVNPVGETIVIIPLKSYDYWIGKLNSVLTAMGLRVVISTLEEHEKAMAITQVPHHFALMTLQETMERLSRELGVNYKDYVTHSLKKTMEVVERLSELRGVIEEIQRNKYSKLSRKTFIEVAKELDEKFNQPS, encoded by the coding sequence ATGAGGCCCACTAATCCATACGAATACCTTAAGGTTAAGAGAAGAGAATTGGATAAAATAGATAGGGAAATACTAGAACTTCTAAAGAAAAGGATTGAAACCGTAAGCGAAATAACGAATATAAAGAAGAGCTTGAACTTACCGGTAGTCGATGAGGAGAGGGAGGAGGAAGTACTGAAAAGCAGAAGCATTTGGGCAGCTGAGATGGGCCTCGATTGGAGGTACGTTGAAGATATATATAACGTAATACTCACGATGTCCCGAAGCGTTCAATTATATGCAAATGAGAAATTGTACGTTGGTATATACGGTTACGGAGGTATGGCTAGAACCCTAGCGGCCCTCTTCTCTAGGGCCGGTCACAACGTGGTAATTACTGGAAGGAATATGGATAAGGCGAAGGAGTTGGCGGAAAGGCTCAAGGTAGACGTAAAGGAGCCTGAGGAAGTGGCCCGCGAAGTAGAGTGGTTAATACTAACCACCCCTCCAGAGGCCACCTTAGAGGTCGCGAGGAGCTTAACTAAGTACATGCGTTCAGGCAGTCTGTTGAGTGACATCCTCTCTATTAAGCTTGGAATAGTCGATAAGATCTTGGAAGAGCTTCCAGAGTATATAGAGTACGTAAGCCTACACCCCCTCTTCGGTCCCGACGTTAACCCAGTCGGCGAAACAATTGTGATCATTCCATTAAAGAGCTATGATTACTGGATAGGTAAACTGAACTCCGTGCTAACGGCCATGGGCTTAAGAGTTGTGATTAGTACCTTGGAGGAGCACGAAAAGGCCATGGCGATAACTCAAGTTCCCCATCACTTCGCCTTAATGACCCTTCAAGAAACCATGGAGAGGCTCTCTAGGGAGCTCGGGGTCAACTACAAGGACTACGTTACTCACTCATTAAAGAAAACGATGGAGGTGGTCGAGAGACTCAGCGAGTTAAGGGGAGTGATAGAGGAGATCCAAAGGAACAAGTACTCGAAGCTCTCTAGGAAGACGTTCATTGAGGTGGCTAAGGAACTCGATGAGAAGTTCAACCAACCCTCTTAA
- a CDS encoding transketolase family protein, producing the protein MRSPRDAFGKSLVEEGEKRKDLVVLTADVADATRTKWFAEKFPDRFINVGISEQAMIGMSAGLSAVGFLPLASAFAMFLMRAWEQMRNMICRAHVNVKVVATHAGFSDAGDGSSHQCLEDVALMRTLPCMTVVVPADPLEVYKATKAILDYPTPVYMRIGRDYGPTIHKEDYEFEIGKAEWLRDGHDYVIVGNGPLLWDALKAADHLRENGISVAVINMHTVKPLDTQTLTKLFNFNGIVTIEEHSVRGGLGSAVAEFLLQHSTSTSPPPPMEIMGARGYGRSARDVRQLIIAQGLDSTSIINAVKRLERRTKL; encoded by the coding sequence TTGAGATCACCTAGGGACGCTTTCGGTAAGTCGTTAGTAGAGGAGGGAGAGAAGAGGAAGGATTTAGTCGTCTTAACTGCCGACGTAGCCGATGCGACCAGAACCAAGTGGTTCGCTGAGAAGTTCCCTGATCGCTTCATCAACGTCGGCATATCGGAACAAGCAATGATCGGTATGAGCGCGGGGCTCTCGGCTGTGGGCTTCCTACCTCTCGCTAGCGCCTTCGCCATGTTCCTAATGAGAGCATGGGAGCAGATGAGGAACATGATATGCAGAGCGCACGTGAACGTAAAGGTCGTAGCCACTCATGCGGGCTTCTCTGATGCTGGGGATGGTTCTAGTCACCAGTGTTTAGAAGACGTAGCGTTGATGAGGACTTTACCGTGTATGACAGTAGTAGTTCCCGCGGACCCACTAGAGGTTTACAAGGCAACTAAGGCCATTCTCGATTACCCTACCCCCGTTTACATGAGGATAGGGAGAGACTACGGACCAACAATACACAAGGAGGATTATGAATTCGAGATAGGTAAGGCCGAGTGGTTAAGAGACGGTCACGATTACGTAATAGTCGGCAACGGCCCACTTCTATGGGACGCGCTCAAAGCCGCCGATCACTTGAGGGAAAACGGAATTAGCGTAGCGGTTATCAACATGCACACCGTAAAGCCATTGGACACTCAAACGTTAACGAAACTGTTCAACTTCAACGGTATAGTAACTATTGAGGAACACTCCGTAAGAGGCGGTTTAGGTTCAGCAGTGGCCGAGTTCTTGTTGCAACACTCAACTTCTACTTCGCCCCCACCTCCAATGGAAATAATGGGTGCAAGGGGATACGGCAGATCAGCTAGGGACGTGAGGCAACTCATAATAGCTCAGGGGTTGGATAGTACATCCATTATTAACGCCGTGAAAAGATTAGAAAGGAGGACGAAACTATGA
- a CDS encoding ATP-grasp domain-containing protein, whose protein sequence is MKVLIVFPQRRPPPSAIELRSKFLEYGIDPLLYRFDDFDCYSIERFDLILLRGARYDYSSIRLQAIATCLDERLTINPLKSMILARDKYTSIKVLERNGLPVPATFFVRNKGDLLKRLSTLGKGVLKPVSGSLGFGVTPITEDGIFYLQTPYPLDSVFQEELEKARDVRVLATREGVVAAMYRISYDAFATNYHVSKNADPAPKDLYEEIAVKALEALGLYYGGVDLIETPEGVKIIEVNPSPLWNGLSEVTGVDVAKELVKYFLKVARG, encoded by the coding sequence TTGAAAGTCTTGATAGTGTTCCCTCAAAGGAGGCCGCCACCGAGCGCAATAGAGCTCCGAAGCAAGTTCTTAGAGTATGGAATAGATCCCTTGCTTTACCGCTTCGACGACTTCGACTGCTATTCAATTGAACGATTCGACCTAATTCTCCTAAGAGGAGCACGATACGATTACAGCTCAATTAGGCTACAAGCAATAGCTACTTGTCTGGACGAGAGACTCACAATAAACCCACTTAAGTCCATGATACTAGCTAGAGATAAATATACCTCAATAAAGGTACTTGAGAGAAACGGATTACCCGTTCCAGCAACCTTCTTCGTTAGGAACAAAGGCGATCTACTGAAGAGGCTTTCTACTTTGGGGAAGGGCGTCCTAAAGCCCGTTTCAGGGAGCCTGGGATTTGGAGTTACGCCAATTACGGAGGACGGAATATTCTACCTCCAGACGCCCTATCCCCTAGACTCCGTTTTTCAAGAAGAGTTGGAGAAGGCCAGGGACGTTAGGGTCCTAGCTACTAGGGAAGGCGTCGTAGCGGCCATGTACAGAATATCTTACGATGCGTTCGCCACGAATTACCACGTCTCTAAGAACGCTGACCCTGCTCCGAAAGACCTATATGAAGAGATAGCTGTGAAGGCGCTCGAGGCGTTAGGCTTGTATTATGGCGGCGTGGACTTGATTGAAACGCCTGAAGGCGTGAAAATAATAGAAGTTAATCCCTCGCCCCTATGGAACGGACTTAGCGAAGTAACGGGCGTGGACGTAGCAAAGGAACTGGTTAAGTACTTCTTAAAGGTCGCGAGGGGATGA
- a CDS encoding tRNA (adenine-N1)-methyltransferase — protein MNIEEGSLVLIYIDRKRKKIVRVERGREYASDRGKIDLSELIGRRYGEVVETSLGFKAYLLMPTLEDILYSFSRRTQVIYPKDVALMAIKLGAGKGKRCLEGGTGSGFVTATLSWFGCEVHTFEVRREHLETARLNLRKFGLNENVTFVKASLKEVAEVYPKEYFDLAIIDVGDPWKVIDSVWEVLKGGSSVAFWVPTFNQLEKLKAAIRGKFIWIEALEVSERRLKVEEGATRPEQFGITFTGYMAIVRKVNNK, from the coding sequence ATGAATATTGAAGAGGGGTCGTTAGTTTTAATATACATCGATCGAAAGAGAAAGAAAATAGTTAGGGTCGAGAGAGGAAGGGAATACGCTAGCGATAGGGGCAAAATCGATCTATCGGAACTGATTGGAAGGAGGTACGGGGAGGTTGTGGAAACGAGCTTGGGCTTCAAGGCCTATTTATTAATGCCAACGCTTGAAGACATACTATATTCTTTTTCTAGGAGAACTCAAGTTATCTACCCAAAGGACGTCGCTCTAATGGCAATCAAGTTAGGGGCCGGAAAGGGGAAGCGTTGCTTAGAAGGGGGTACCGGTTCGGGCTTCGTTACAGCAACCCTTTCTTGGTTCGGTTGCGAGGTACATACCTTCGAAGTGAGGAGGGAACATTTGGAGACGGCTAGATTGAACTTAAGGAAGTTTGGATTAAATGAGAACGTAACTTTCGTTAAAGCAAGTTTGAAGGAGGTTGCGGAAGTTTACCCAAAGGAATACTTCGACTTAGCAATAATTGACGTTGGAGATCCGTGGAAAGTGATCGACTCCGTCTGGGAAGTCCTTAAAGGCGGATCTTCAGTAGCCTTTTGGGTTCCAACCTTTAACCAATTAGAGAAATTAAAGGCAGCGATCCGAGGCAAGTTCATCTGGATAGAAGCCTTAGAGGTAAGCGAGAGGAGGCTTAAAGTGGAGGAAGGAGCCACCAGACCGGAACAATTCGGAATAACGTTTACCGGATACATGGCGATAGTCAGGAAGGTTAACAATAAGTAA
- a CDS encoding anaerobic ribonucleoside-triphosphate reductase activating protein, with protein sequence MLIAGWKPFSLVDVVGKVTFTTWACGCNLKCPFCHNWRTAEWQGCVELPVSKFEEELKDASDFVDLLHLTGGEPTLQPKLVTTLSSIAKKVGVPFSLNTNCTTKQSIELIEVADHVATDIKVPYQELYGLNGAFDDLWNTFLKCIEKLASMGKEVELRIPVAKDLTKNYLNEIKRIISMFDPSKVTVVVNPLVTEPLTDPRDKEWCSKYCYKGNMESDEENMWREEIGELGVKVKVKRWLN encoded by the coding sequence GTGTTAATAGCTGGTTGGAAGCCTTTCTCACTAGTAGACGTTGTTGGAAAGGTAACCTTTACTACGTGGGCCTGCGGCTGTAATTTGAAGTGCCCATTTTGCCACAATTGGAGAACTGCCGAGTGGCAAGGATGCGTGGAACTTCCAGTGAGCAAGTTTGAAGAAGAACTTAAGGACGCGAGCGACTTCGTCGATTTACTCCACCTAACGGGAGGCGAACCTACGTTACAACCGAAGCTAGTTACGACGTTGAGCTCGATTGCCAAGAAGGTAGGTGTCCCGTTCTCTCTTAATACGAACTGCACCACTAAGCAATCAATAGAGTTAATAGAGGTAGCCGACCACGTAGCTACTGATATCAAGGTTCCTTACCAAGAACTCTATGGTCTTAACGGAGCTTTCGACGACCTTTGGAACACCTTCCTGAAATGCATCGAAAAGTTGGCTAGTATGGGGAAAGAAGTCGAACTCAGAATACCCGTTGCCAAGGACTTAACTAAGAACTACTTAAACGAAATAAAGAGAATAATATCCATGTTCGATCCTTCGAAAGTTACGGTAGTAGTTAATCCACTAGTAACTGAACCCTTGACCGATCCTAGGGATAAGGAATGGTGCTCCAAGTACTGTTACAAGGGTAACATGGAATCTGATGAAGAGAATATGTGGAGAGAGGAGATTGGGGAGTTGGGAGTTAAAGTAAAGGTAAAGAGATGGTTAAACTAG
- a CDS encoding UbiD family decarboxylase, whose amino-acid sequence MPSLNSLLKELGAVDVGTVDESEVRELIKKYEEAGKPVIYKVKGSDVRVASALYSTRKAVHKALNSENDVDAYKKLIEAKKGQLIETEFNFVKLKDLDDLPWVKFYPKDGGKYHTASIYISCYEGKCNASFHRTMKLDSRRCAVRLVPRHLFTLHKKAIEKGEELPVAVVIGAPSEVEFASALSLPFGVFELEVAAGIAGSLEVARTPIYGLPVPRNSAVVIEGRLTKERVKEGPFVDLLHTYDKVREEPVLEVDAVYWNPTEPLHLILPGGREHQFLMGYPREASIWDSVRKVVPEVHKVRLTPGGGMWLHAVISITKASDGDAKNALLAAFAGHPSLKHAIVVDEDVDPDDLEQVEWAIATRFQAKDDLIVINNARGSSLDPSSNGLTSKVGIDATRPIKERDKFERVY is encoded by the coding sequence ATGCCTTCATTAAATTCACTTTTAAAAGAATTAGGAGCCGTAGACGTAGGAACGGTAGACGAATCGGAAGTTAGGGAGCTCATAAAGAAGTACGAGGAAGCGGGGAAGCCAGTAATTTATAAAGTAAAGGGTAGCGACGTAAGGGTAGCCTCCGCCTTATATTCTACAAGGAAGGCCGTACACAAAGCTCTCAATTCTGAAAACGACGTGGACGCTTACAAGAAGCTTATAGAAGCCAAAAAGGGTCAACTGATTGAAACTGAGTTCAATTTCGTTAAACTCAAGGACCTAGATGACTTGCCTTGGGTAAAGTTTTACCCGAAGGATGGGGGTAAGTATCACACTGCCTCTATATACATATCTTGTTACGAAGGAAAGTGCAACGCTTCCTTCCATAGAACTATGAAACTCGATTCGAGAAGGTGCGCAGTCAGGTTAGTTCCTAGGCACTTGTTCACGTTACATAAGAAGGCCATTGAGAAAGGTGAGGAGCTACCGGTTGCTGTAGTAATTGGGGCACCTAGCGAGGTGGAGTTCGCATCGGCCTTGAGCCTACCCTTTGGTGTTTTCGAGCTAGAGGTTGCGGCCGGAATAGCTGGTTCCTTAGAGGTAGCTAGGACCCCAATTTACGGACTTCCCGTACCTAGGAATTCTGCTGTTGTAATAGAAGGGAGACTAACTAAGGAAAGGGTTAAGGAGGGACCTTTCGTGGACCTCTTACACACTTACGATAAAGTTCGTGAAGAACCAGTATTGGAGGTCGATGCAGTCTATTGGAACCCTACTGAGCCCCTTCACCTGATACTTCCCGGGGGGAGAGAGCACCAGTTCCTCATGGGTTATCCTAGGGAGGCATCGATATGGGACTCCGTAAGGAAAGTAGTGCCGGAAGTTCACAAAGTTAGGTTAACGCCTGGAGGAGGAATGTGGTTACATGCGGTTATTAGCATAACTAAAGCTAGCGACGGTGATGCGAAGAACGCCCTCTTGGCGGCCTTCGCTGGACACCCCTCATTAAAGCACGCGATAGTGGTGGACGAAGACGTTGATCCGGATGACCTTGAACAAGTGGAATGGGCTATAGCAACCAGGTTCCAAGCGAAGGACGATTTAATAGTAATTAATAACGCCAGGGGCTCCTCGTTGGATCCCAGCTCCAATGGACTTACTTCAAAGGTAGGAATAGACGCTACCAGACCAATTAAGGAAAGGGATAAGTTCGAGAGGGTTTACTAG
- a CDS encoding NifB/NifX family molybdenum-iron cluster-binding protein, with protein MKVAVTCECIKGKCTVSHHFGLAPLICIYENGKEVERFLNPYIKAERRRGRSLVEYLIRKGVNVIVAPEAGGPGVTEAALTYGVKIITKAPGTPVEEVLKEIFGALP; from the coding sequence ATGAAGGTGGCTGTTACGTGCGAATGCATAAAGGGTAAGTGTACCGTGTCTCATCACTTCGGTTTGGCACCGCTGATTTGCATATACGAAAACGGTAAGGAAGTGGAAAGGTTCCTTAACCCATATATAAAGGCTGAAAGGAGGAGGGGTCGATCGCTAGTCGAGTACTTAATTAGAAAGGGCGTAAACGTAATAGTAGCTCCAGAAGCCGGAGGACCCGGTGTTACGGAAGCCGCATTGACTTATGGCGTTAAGATAATTACAAAGGCCCCTGGAACGCCAGTCGAGGAAGTGCTTAAGGAGATATTTGGAGCGCTTCCTTAA
- the pcn gene encoding proliferating cell nuclear antigen (pcna) yields MKLTFIDARAWKYIMQSIVKAVSETTIKVSQEGLRIKTMDEAKIVLIDFFLPASSFSEYEIDGELEFGVNLEDLVKVLRRAQKEDVLTLEVGESNYSITFKGKGIRRFTLPQLDLAGENIPEVDLQLDVKATMTPDVYREIVKDLEPIADTVTFVAEPSSLRIEAVSDLGEAEIDVPTETVLTGYEVNEENLPAKSSYGVEHLTYVTQVSQISNEAILEFSNEMPLRITFTLPEGGSFVYIVAPRVF; encoded by the coding sequence TTGAAGCTTACCTTCATCGACGCAAGGGCATGGAAATATATCATGCAATCAATAGTGAAAGCAGTTAGCGAAACAACGATCAAAGTTTCTCAAGAAGGTCTAAGGATAAAAACAATGGATGAAGCGAAAATAGTACTGATAGATTTCTTCCTACCTGCTAGCAGTTTTTCAGAATACGAAATTGATGGTGAACTGGAGTTCGGCGTGAACCTAGAGGACTTGGTGAAGGTCCTTCGAAGGGCACAAAAAGAAGACGTGTTAACTTTAGAAGTAGGCGAGAGCAACTACAGCATAACGTTTAAGGGGAAGGGTATAAGGAGGTTCACGCTTCCTCAGCTCGACTTAGCGGGAGAAAACATTCCAGAAGTGGACCTCCAACTAGACGTGAAAGCTACGATGACTCCAGACGTATACAGAGAAATAGTGAAGGACTTGGAACCCATTGCTGACACTGTTACCTTCGTGGCAGAACCCTCGAGTTTGAGGATAGAGGCGGTGAGCGACCTAGGAGAGGCCGAAATAGACGTACCCACAGAGACGGTTCTAACTGGTTATGAAGTTAATGAAGAGAACTTGCCGGCGAAGTCGTCCTATGGAGTCGAACACCTAACGTACGTTACTCAAGTATCTCAAATCTCCAATGAAGCTATCTTGGAGTTTAGTAACGAAATGCCTCTGAGAATAACCTTCACCCTCCCGGAAGGTGGTTCGTTTGTCTACATCGTCGCGCCAAGGGTATTCTAA
- a CDS encoding DNA primase small subunit domain-containing protein, with product MSTSSRQGYSKLEGLFSKYYSKAKLEPPDDLPEREVALQTFSGVMIRHLAVRSVEELRKIVIEKKGAHLFVSTASYEDPGAPSMDEKGWKRADLQFDIDVDHFEGCKGDYKICKDEVVPVNEDCEGKVIGIVPERCIERGFEEVKKLEKVLKKYLSIENFEIHFSGNRGFHLIARGTPYDFEGSDLRREIVDFVTGNLFDLGKICIKSNCVIPKSWEPGWRGRLGEALELMLPSGLKTWSEVDDPKGVLERAFELAKVDVDEQVTVDTSRLLRVPGSLHGKSGLRVVKVYSNFSYGPHLSPFHGLETYVQAKYSIDMKVFGERIVLSKGEKASFDGAIGVMLALRGLVELIDYRAPT from the coding sequence TTGTCTACATCGTCGCGCCAAGGGTATTCTAAACTAGAAGGTTTGTTTTCAAAATACTATTCTAAAGCGAAACTTGAGCCACCGGACGATTTACCCGAGAGGGAAGTAGCTCTACAGACCTTTAGCGGAGTAATGATTAGACACCTCGCTGTTAGATCCGTAGAGGAACTTAGAAAGATAGTAATTGAGAAGAAGGGCGCGCACTTGTTCGTTTCGACAGCGAGTTACGAGGATCCGGGAGCGCCTTCAATGGATGAAAAGGGATGGAAGCGCGCCGACTTACAATTCGATATAGACGTTGATCACTTCGAAGGTTGCAAGGGAGATTACAAAATTTGTAAAGATGAAGTAGTTCCAGTTAACGAGGATTGCGAGGGAAAGGTAATAGGAATAGTTCCTGAGAGATGTATTGAAAGGGGGTTCGAGGAAGTTAAGAAGCTCGAGAAGGTACTTAAGAAGTACTTATCTATTGAGAATTTCGAAATTCACTTCTCAGGCAATAGAGGCTTTCACTTAATAGCGAGGGGGACCCCTTACGACTTCGAAGGCTCGGACCTAAGGAGGGAAATAGTTGATTTCGTAACCGGAAACTTGTTCGACCTAGGGAAAATATGTATCAAATCGAATTGCGTTATTCCCAAGAGCTGGGAACCTGGATGGAGGGGAAGATTGGGGGAAGCGTTAGAGCTGATGCTTCCAAGTGGATTGAAAACGTGGAGCGAGGTGGATGATCCTAAGGGAGTTCTGGAGAGGGCCTTCGAATTAGCTAAGGTGGACGTGGACGAGCAGGTCACAGTAGATACTAGTAGGCTATTGAGGGTTCCAGGGAGCCTTCACGGTAAGAGCGGTTTGCGGGTCGTCAAGGTATATAGCAACTTCTCTTACGGTCCGCATTTGAGCCCTTTTCACGGGCTTGAGACTTACGTTCAAGCGAAGTATTCAATTGATATGAAGGTTTTCGGTGAAAGGATCGTGCTGAGCAAAGGCGAGAAGGCCTCCTTTGATGGAGCAATAGGAGTGATGCTCGCACTGAGGGGGTTAGTAGAACTCATCGATTATAGAGCCCCTACGTAA
- a CDS encoding DUF2192 domain-containing protein, protein MIYKKKIEVAEDLLAEAMEENLNREEVKKRLVNAYKREGISPFRGLALPPDITDKEMATLYVIAKYGLGIEDELRDVFEYEERLEKAAELLLKGDREGVLKLVGEINSNTLSRIFRVVFTAVILGFKDEKELIELLHKAMEVFPEEEKTARKYARFYIAFRVAEGIAKGEIRDKLDKEALKQSLSLRIGIPKVLPDDEYVYIIAKEVFNLDDSVLKKILKIVNKRKGTH, encoded by the coding sequence TTGATTTACAAGAAGAAGATAGAAGTCGCTGAGGACTTGCTTGCTGAAGCGATGGAAGAAAACTTGAACAGGGAGGAAGTTAAGAAAAGGCTAGTTAACGCTTACAAGAGGGAGGGCATTTCGCCCTTCAGAGGACTCGCTTTACCACCAGACATTACGGACAAAGAGATGGCGACCCTTTACGTCATAGCGAAGTATGGACTAGGTATAGAGGACGAACTAAGGGATGTATTCGAATACGAGGAGAGGCTAGAGAAGGCCGCAGAACTCTTACTCAAGGGCGACAGGGAAGGAGTTCTTAAGCTCGTTGGTGAAATAAACAGTAATACGTTATCGAGGATATTCCGCGTAGTATTCACCGCGGTCATACTAGGGTTTAAGGATGAGAAAGAGCTAATAGAGCTCTTGCATAAGGCAATGGAAGTATTTCCCGAAGAGGAAAAGACTGCAAGGAAGTACGCGAGATTCTATATAGCGTTTAGGGTAGCTGAGGGTATAGCCAAGGGCGAAATTAGGGACAAGCTGGACAAGGAAGCTCTAAAGCAATCGCTTTCCCTTAGAATAGGCATACCGAAAGTGCTTCCCGATGATGAGTACGTTTACATTATTGCGAAAGAGGTATTCAATCTCGATGACTCAGTTCTCAAGAAAATACTTAAGATTGTTAATAAGAGGAAAGGGACTCATTAA